A genomic window from Micromonospora ferruginea includes:
- a CDS encoding cupin-like domain-containing protein translates to MTTAAAPALLPAWREWLVENLAMGVATDQARAAAVAGGADADAVDAELAAMSSHPYFAVCRRLALRYDWMESVLDTYRVLRDDDGGREIDRRADLTAAEFFGRYYYANRPVVLDGLMADWPARHWTLDAMARRCPDAVVEVMTGREANPEHAWQYDRHRTTMPFRDYLAMLGSGTRTNDYYMVPRNENWNGALRALAGDVRPPGHLVDPAGGGHLLLGPAGTVTPLHVDNSTVLLCQVLGRKHVRLVPSYQRHLVYPRGGTFSSVDAARPDLDRHPRYAEATVLETVLEPGQMLLVPVGWWHWVHALDLSATVTFHHFRVPGQNHRMATPPAALGADRADR, encoded by the coding sequence GTGACCACGGCCGCCGCGCCGGCCCTGCTTCCCGCCTGGCGGGAGTGGCTCGTCGAGAACCTGGCGATGGGGGTGGCCACCGACCAGGCCCGCGCGGCGGCCGTCGCCGGCGGTGCGGACGCCGACGCCGTCGACGCCGAGCTGGCGGCGATGAGCAGCCACCCGTACTTCGCCGTCTGCCGGCGGCTCGCGCTGCGGTACGACTGGATGGAGTCGGTGCTCGACACGTACCGGGTGCTGCGCGACGACGACGGCGGTCGCGAGATCGACCGACGCGCCGACCTCACCGCGGCGGAGTTCTTCGGCCGCTACTACTACGCGAACCGCCCGGTCGTGCTCGACGGCCTGATGGCCGACTGGCCGGCGCGGCACTGGACGCTGGACGCGATGGCCCGCCGGTGCCCGGACGCCGTGGTCGAGGTGATGACCGGCCGCGAGGCCAACCCCGAGCACGCCTGGCAGTACGACCGGCACCGCACCACCATGCCGTTCCGCGACTACCTGGCGATGCTCGGCTCCGGCACCCGCACCAACGACTACTACATGGTGCCGCGCAACGAGAACTGGAACGGGGCGCTCCGCGCGCTCGCCGGGGACGTGCGCCCACCCGGTCATCTCGTCGACCCCGCCGGCGGTGGGCACCTGCTGCTCGGTCCCGCCGGCACGGTGACCCCGCTGCACGTCGACAACAGCACCGTGCTGCTCTGCCAGGTGCTCGGCCGTAAGCACGTTCGGCTGGTCCCGTCGTACCAGCGGCACCTGGTCTATCCGCGCGGCGGGACCTTCAGCTCGGTGGACGCCGCCCGACCGGACCTCGACCGACATCCCCGCTACGCCGAGGCCACCGTGCTGGAGACCGTCCTCGAACCCGGCCAGATGCTGCTCGTCCCGGTCGGCTGGTGGCACTGGGTGCACGCGCTCGACCTCAGCGCCACGGTCACCTTCCACCATTTCCGGGTGCCCGGGCAGAACCATCGAATGGCTACCCCGCCCGCGGCCCTCGGCGCCGACCGTGCCGACCGGTGA
- a CDS encoding response regulator produces the protein MSDTPIRVVVVDDHPVFRLGMSALLDTLTGIECVGEATDAADALTLVARVRPDVVLMDLHLGQGSGIEATRLLRRDHPAVRVLVVTMLNDDASLVAALRAGARGYVLKGASATDVERGIRGVAGGDLILGAPLADRAGALLGTRPDIPFPQLTEREREILGLLARGLANPLIAHRLGLSAKTVRNNVSAILVKLHLGSRAEAIALARDHGMGAPGTGATVPVADRRP, from the coding sequence GTGAGCGACACCCCGATCCGCGTCGTCGTGGTCGACGACCACCCGGTCTTCCGGCTCGGCATGAGCGCGCTGCTCGACACCCTCACCGGCATCGAGTGCGTCGGCGAGGCCACCGACGCCGCCGACGCCCTGACCCTCGTCGCCCGGGTACGCCCCGACGTCGTCCTGATGGACCTCCACCTCGGCCAGGGCTCCGGCATCGAGGCGACCCGGCTGCTGCGCCGCGACCACCCCGCGGTCCGGGTCCTCGTGGTGACCATGCTCAACGACGACGCCTCACTGGTCGCCGCGCTGCGCGCCGGCGCCCGCGGCTACGTCCTCAAGGGCGCCTCCGCCACCGACGTGGAGCGCGGCATCCGGGGTGTCGCCGGCGGCGACCTGATCCTCGGCGCCCCGCTCGCCGACCGCGCCGGCGCGCTGCTCGGCACCCGCCCCGACATCCCGTTCCCGCAGCTCACCGAGCGGGAACGCGAGATCCTCGGCCTGCTCGCGCGGGGCCTGGCCAACCCGCTGATCGCGCACCGGCTCGGGCTCAGCGCCAAGACGGTGCGCAACAACGTCTCGGCCATCCTGGTCAAGCTGCACCTGGGCAGCCGCGCCGAGGCCATCGCCCTGGCCCGCGACCACGGGATGGGCGCGCCGGGCACGGGTGCGACGGTCCCGGTCGCCGACCGGCGCCCCTGA
- a CDS encoding HEAT repeat domain-containing protein yields the protein MKVYISATQKDLLEYRAAVHAVARRLEIDDVAMEAYGADVRPPLDRCLADVRRCDLYIGLFAWRYGFRPPGQESSITELEYREALAAGKPCLVFLLAEETPWPVDLVDRGADGERIVELRRELKERHLCAFFTSVDDLTAKVTAALADVRSGRSPARGPADPDTHLPEAVRSHYYKQLALRYQAVPVDAVSPRPTIGYLTVGLPKVFVEPRVHEDARPEMPLAWWRWAGAMPGGDAGGLPGVVNPEEVERLWEEYAAKDALALFDVVGDPGRRTIVLLGDPGSGKSAAARYLALVLAGVCDEPRLAALDRYLPVLIELRSYAAHRGDGRCDGLLDYVGHRHQQGLTGIDQEVLESYLRQGGQALFLFDGLDEVFDPVQREEVAAQIATFANEYPGVLSAVTSRAAGYQRQTFANAGFDHFTLEDLDDEQITRFLDNWYRYVMPTPTGEAQRQRRQILDLLRDSRAMHEIAGNPLLLMLMTIVGRSHPLPRNRRRLYAHVTDVLISEWDVTKQLRESHGDVPSLDLQAKRRLLCHLAFHMQFRESGPAGNYVDSDELARIFRDHLVAFYGFENERALAMAYSMIDKLRQRSFILERYGLRLFGFVHRAFLEFFCAEEIVDRIENDPGGWGLDRLRVLFREHWADPSWREVLRLVAGALPARTANDLITLLATETARPWPPLNLPAPPWNLVLAAQCVAETPQPAELTDAGDAVLRRVVLLVEHGISAEDPNLADLTEQELLSSIRALGPSWPGRHTFLNWYRRRGVRTSWRSGSAFATRIAAALSTTEEHLEELLVHELQRGRERQAHLTLVAGLAEAAARPDATDEGRRRYRDILIAQARAEVSTAVRQAAVRALITHFGADPDFTDELRDLAGSPDPAVRALAVQSLGGRADLTDGVRHTLLRAAEDTTTTVRRAAVAVLAARCADLPDAPGTLQRLLATDPDPAVVQDALTTLLALPEHAETARTRALQRMTGDSPDEVRRCLVARLLPGRPSPEEIDLLLKLAASDGSARLRATAVRRLALVPDPDGRCRARLTDQVEQDEDASVRAAAVTALIDRAGADDTCRAVVARAARVDEDATVRLAAVRALAESQPDPRTGELLLDRARRDPTASVRLTAVDLLTDRQPFGHATRELLISRAFEERDALVRLRVTRSLARLAEPPDAEVRECLAEQVSRDPDPNVLRAAADTLARHGETEGLVETLCRRARRDSYVGIRLAAVWTLCRHGSPDVVTDVLLECIESDADPAVFDAAVCCLTEQGTASMAVTLRLMRRLADQDPAIRARIAAALGEHFGTDPEVQVLLVGLVRDDPALEVRRRAVEQLGATLAGRVGVPELLLRLAEDDDWEIRRTALLALARHHYRDRRTRELLVRLSRREDDDIVRRLAGQLLATLPDTTPDDFP from the coding sequence ATGAAGGTCTACATTTCGGCCACCCAAAAAGACCTGCTGGAATATCGCGCTGCCGTGCACGCCGTGGCGCGTCGCCTGGAGATCGACGACGTCGCCATGGAGGCGTACGGCGCCGACGTCCGACCACCACTCGACCGGTGCCTGGCCGACGTACGCCGCTGTGATCTCTACATCGGACTGTTCGCCTGGCGCTACGGATTCCGCCCACCCGGTCAGGAATCCTCGATCACCGAGCTGGAATACCGCGAGGCGCTCGCCGCCGGAAAACCCTGTCTGGTCTTCCTCCTCGCCGAGGAGACCCCCTGGCCGGTCGACCTGGTCGACCGGGGCGCCGACGGGGAGCGGATCGTGGAACTGCGCCGGGAGCTCAAGGAACGACACCTGTGCGCCTTCTTCACCAGCGTCGACGACCTGACCGCCAAGGTCACCGCGGCGCTGGCCGACGTCCGCAGCGGACGTTCCCCCGCACGCGGACCCGCCGATCCGGACACCCACCTGCCCGAAGCGGTGCGCAGCCACTACTACAAGCAACTGGCGCTGCGCTACCAGGCCGTCCCGGTCGACGCGGTGTCACCCCGCCCCACCATCGGTTACCTCACCGTCGGGCTGCCGAAGGTGTTCGTCGAGCCCCGGGTGCACGAGGACGCCCGCCCGGAGATGCCGCTGGCCTGGTGGCGGTGGGCCGGCGCCATGCCGGGCGGCGACGCGGGCGGGCTGCCCGGCGTGGTGAACCCGGAGGAGGTCGAACGACTCTGGGAGGAGTATGCGGCCAAGGACGCCCTGGCGTTGTTCGACGTGGTCGGCGACCCTGGCCGCCGGACGATCGTCCTGCTCGGCGACCCCGGCTCCGGCAAGTCCGCGGCCGCCCGATACCTGGCCCTGGTGCTGGCCGGCGTCTGCGACGAACCCCGACTCGCGGCGCTGGACCGGTACCTGCCCGTGCTGATCGAACTGCGCTCCTACGCCGCGCACCGTGGCGACGGACGCTGCGACGGCCTGCTCGACTACGTCGGCCACCGCCACCAGCAGGGACTGACCGGTATCGACCAGGAGGTGCTGGAGTCGTACCTGCGCCAGGGCGGCCAGGCGCTCTTTCTCTTCGACGGCCTCGACGAGGTGTTCGACCCGGTTCAACGCGAGGAGGTGGCCGCGCAGATCGCCACCTTCGCCAACGAGTACCCGGGAGTGCTGTCGGCGGTCACCTCACGGGCGGCCGGCTACCAGCGACAGACCTTCGCCAACGCCGGCTTCGACCACTTCACCCTCGAAGACCTCGACGACGAGCAGATCACCCGGTTCCTCGACAACTGGTACCGCTACGTGATGCCCACCCCGACCGGCGAGGCGCAACGGCAACGACGACAGATCCTGGACCTGCTGCGCGACTCCCGGGCGATGCACGAGATCGCCGGCAACCCGCTGCTGCTGATGCTGATGACCATCGTCGGTCGCAGCCATCCGCTGCCCCGCAACCGGCGCCGACTGTACGCGCACGTCACCGACGTCCTCATCTCCGAGTGGGACGTGACCAAACAACTGCGGGAGAGCCACGGCGACGTGCCCTCGCTGGACCTTCAGGCGAAGCGTCGACTCCTGTGCCACCTGGCATTCCACATGCAGTTCCGGGAATCGGGGCCGGCCGGCAACTATGTCGACTCCGACGAACTGGCCCGTATCTTCCGCGACCACCTCGTCGCGTTCTACGGTTTCGAGAACGAGCGGGCGCTCGCCATGGCCTACTCGATGATCGACAAATTGCGCCAGCGAAGCTTCATCCTGGAACGGTACGGACTGCGACTGTTCGGGTTCGTGCACCGCGCGTTCCTGGAATTCTTCTGCGCCGAGGAGATCGTGGACAGGATCGAGAACGACCCCGGCGGCTGGGGCCTCGACCGGCTCCGCGTCCTCTTCCGCGAGCACTGGGCCGACCCGTCCTGGCGAGAGGTGCTCCGGCTCGTCGCCGGCGCCCTGCCCGCGCGTACCGCCAACGACCTGATCACCCTGCTCGCCACCGAGACCGCCCGACCGTGGCCTCCGCTGAACCTGCCCGCCCCGCCCTGGAACCTCGTGCTTGCTGCGCAGTGTGTGGCCGAGACCCCGCAGCCCGCCGAGCTGACCGACGCGGGCGACGCAGTGCTGCGCCGAGTCGTGCTGCTGGTCGAACACGGCATCTCCGCCGAGGATCCCAACCTGGCGGACCTCACCGAACAGGAACTGCTCTCCTCGATCCGAGCCCTCGGGCCGAGCTGGCCCGGCCGGCACACGTTCCTGAACTGGTACCGCCGCCGCGGTGTCCGGACGAGTTGGCGCTCCGGCTCCGCCTTCGCCACCCGGATCGCCGCGGCGCTGTCCACCACCGAGGAACACCTGGAGGAACTGCTCGTCCACGAGCTGCAGCGGGGCCGCGAGCGGCAGGCCCACCTCACGCTGGTCGCCGGGCTCGCCGAAGCGGCCGCCCGGCCGGACGCCACCGACGAGGGTCGCCGTCGGTACCGGGACATCCTGATCGCCCAGGCCCGGGCCGAGGTTTCCACCGCCGTGCGGCAGGCCGCCGTACGGGCTCTGATCACCCACTTCGGCGCCGACCCCGACTTCACCGACGAGCTACGCGACCTCGCCGGTTCGCCCGACCCCGCGGTTCGTGCGCTGGCCGTACAGTCCCTCGGCGGTCGCGCGGACCTCACCGACGGTGTCCGCCACACCCTGCTCCGGGCCGCCGAGGACACCACCACCACGGTACGACGAGCCGCAGTCGCCGTGCTCGCCGCGCGCTGCGCCGACCTGCCGGACGCGCCCGGCACCCTCCAGCGGCTCCTGGCCACCGACCCCGACCCCGCAGTCGTGCAGGACGCACTGACCACCCTGCTGGCCCTGCCCGAGCACGCCGAGACGGCCCGCACCCGCGCGCTGCAGCGGATGACCGGTGACTCCCCGGACGAGGTACGGCGCTGCCTGGTGGCGAGACTGCTGCCGGGACGGCCCAGCCCGGAGGAGATCGACCTGTTGCTGAAGCTGGCCGCCTCGGACGGCTCGGCGCGGCTCCGGGCCACCGCCGTGCGGCGGCTGGCGCTCGTGCCGGACCCCGACGGACGCTGCCGGGCCCGGCTGACCGACCAGGTCGAACAGGACGAGGACGCCTCCGTGCGGGCTGCTGCCGTGACCGCGCTGATCGATCGGGCCGGCGCCGACGACACCTGCCGGGCCGTGGTGGCGCGCGCGGCGCGCGTCGACGAGGACGCCACGGTGCGCCTCGCCGCGGTACGCGCCCTGGCCGAATCCCAGCCCGACCCGCGCACCGGCGAACTGCTGCTGGACCGCGCCCGGCGCGACCCGACCGCGAGCGTCCGGCTCACCGCCGTCGACCTGCTCACCGATCGACAGCCGTTCGGCCACGCCACCCGCGAACTGCTCATCAGCCGGGCCTTCGAGGAACGGGACGCGCTCGTCCGGCTGCGGGTCACCCGCAGCCTGGCCCGTCTCGCCGAACCGCCCGACGCGGAGGTGCGGGAATGCCTGGCCGAACAGGTGAGCCGAGATCCCGACCCGAACGTGCTGCGCGCGGCCGCCGACACGCTCGCCCGGCACGGCGAGACCGAGGGCCTCGTGGAGACACTGTGCCGGCGGGCCCGTCGGGACAGCTACGTCGGCATCCGGCTGGCCGCCGTCTGGACGCTCTGCCGGCACGGCAGCCCCGACGTGGTGACCGACGTGCTGCTCGAGTGCATCGAGTCGGACGCGGACCCGGCCGTGTTCGACGCCGCGGTCTGCTGCCTGACCGAGCAGGGGACCGCCTCCATGGCGGTGACACTGCGACTGATGCGGCGCCTGGCCGACCAGGACCCGGCGATCCGCGCCCGCATCGCCGCCGCGCTCGGCGAGCACTTCGGCACCGACCCCGAGGTGCAGGTGCTGCTGGTCGGGCTCGTGCGCGACGACCCGGCCCTGGAGGTCCGGCGCCGGGCGGTGGAACAACTCGGCGCGACCCTGGCCGGCCGCGTCGGGGTGCCGGAGCTGCTGCTCCGGCTGGCCGAGGACGACGACTGGGAGATCCGCCGGACCGCGCTGCTCGCGCTGGCCCGGCACCACTACCGGGACCGCAGGACCCGAGAGCTGCTCGTCCGGCTCAGCCGCCGGGAGGACGACGACATCGTGCGGCGGCTGGCCGGGCAACTGCTGGCCACGCTGCCCGACACCACCCCCGACGACTTTCCGTGA
- a CDS encoding sensor histidine kinase, with protein sequence MPDVSRTRRWAAWAVAAGTALLTLGAVTAWATATPPFDATQLYSLVDLLDGVVYGAVAWLILSRQRTGSRMPALIACAAALGSALSTCVAQWHLAVGGPPVLAALHQWAWLPGLYSLVLVMPWLLPDRPLGRIDRLAVAAGAGYVVVTLAAAVTAPPPLGVLPLTPEMREVRAALLRPLAPVLPYALVGLGLLACAGLGRRWRRGPGPQRHGLGWATAGSGLLTLAFLTTLLPPAVPAILPALLMLASQAFFPVAVAVVVLRQQLWGLRLAVRRTLVWYLMTALVIAAYCAAVALLDRLLPRFLPLPQLVVTGALAAAFQPVRQAVQRRVDRLVHGEAPEPLLHQVVHSVGSTTDIGATVAAALRLAEVRVTEDGQQPPPSDFGTPVTVPLTSGDRLVGHLHAWPRPGELLGTRARESLAVLAPVVAAVVDLAGTNRDLARSRQRLAEVRDEERRSLRRDLHDGLGPALSGIGLGLAATRNLLRRDQDRAESLLDRLTDELTARAAEVRELAHGLLPPVLADGGLRPALDLLRDQHARAGLRIVVHGPATLDPLPEQIATAAYGVTAEAIRNVQRHAGVDRCTVTLEQRPDLLRVTVTDRGRGMPPGPADRGVGLHAMRERAQAVGATLTVGPAGAPGTTVCLTIPLEQP encoded by the coding sequence ATGCCAGACGTATCCCGGACCCGGCGGTGGGCCGCGTGGGCGGTGGCCGCCGGCACCGCCCTGCTCACGCTCGGCGCGGTCACCGCCTGGGCGACGGCGACACCCCCGTTCGACGCCACCCAGCTCTACTCCCTGGTCGACCTGCTCGACGGCGTCGTCTACGGCGCCGTGGCCTGGCTCATCCTGAGCCGGCAACGCACCGGCAGCCGGATGCCCGCCCTCATCGCCTGCGCCGCGGCGCTCGGAAGCGCGCTCTCCACGTGCGTCGCCCAGTGGCACCTCGCCGTCGGCGGCCCGCCGGTCCTCGCCGCCCTGCACCAGTGGGCCTGGCTGCCCGGGCTGTACTCACTGGTCCTGGTCATGCCCTGGCTGCTGCCGGACCGGCCGCTCGGCCGGATCGACCGGCTCGCCGTCGCCGCCGGCGCCGGTTACGTGGTGGTCACGCTGGCCGCCGCCGTCACCGCGCCGCCGCCGCTGGGCGTGCTGCCGCTGACGCCCGAGATGCGCGAGGTCCGGGCCGCGCTGCTGCGACCGCTGGCGCCCGTGCTGCCGTACGCGCTGGTCGGGCTCGGCCTGCTGGCCTGCGCCGGCCTGGGGCGGCGGTGGCGACGCGGCCCCGGGCCGCAGCGGCACGGCCTCGGCTGGGCGACCGCCGGCAGTGGGCTGCTCACCCTCGCCTTCCTCACCACGCTGCTGCCACCGGCCGTCCCGGCGATCCTGCCCGCGTTGCTGATGCTCGCCTCGCAGGCGTTCTTCCCCGTCGCGGTGGCGGTGGTGGTGCTACGCCAACAACTGTGGGGGCTGCGGCTGGCCGTCCGGCGCACCCTCGTCTGGTATCTGATGACCGCCCTGGTGATCGCCGCGTACTGCGCCGCGGTGGCCCTGCTCGACCGGTTGCTGCCGCGTTTCCTGCCGCTGCCGCAGCTCGTGGTGACCGGCGCGCTCGCGGCGGCCTTCCAACCCGTCCGCCAGGCGGTGCAGCGACGCGTGGACCGCCTGGTGCACGGCGAGGCGCCCGAACCGCTGCTGCACCAGGTGGTGCACAGCGTCGGCAGCACCACCGACATCGGCGCGACCGTCGCCGCCGCGCTCCGGCTGGCCGAGGTGCGGGTCACCGAGGACGGGCAGCAACCCCCGCCGAGTGACTTCGGCACCCCGGTCACCGTGCCGCTGACCAGCGGCGACCGTCTGGTCGGCCACCTGCACGCCTGGCCCCGGCCCGGCGAGCTGCTCGGCACCCGGGCCCGGGAGTCGCTCGCCGTCCTCGCCCCGGTGGTCGCCGCCGTCGTGGACCTCGCCGGCACCAACCGCGACCTGGCCCGGTCGCGGCAACGGCTGGCGGAGGTACGCGACGAGGAACGCCGCTCGCTGCGCCGGGACCTGCACGACGGCCTCGGTCCGGCACTCAGCGGCATCGGGTTGGGGCTGGCCGCCACCCGCAACCTGCTGCGCCGCGACCAGGACCGGGCGGAGAGCCTGTTGGACCGGTTGACCGACGAGCTGACCGCACGCGCGGCGGAGGTTCGCGAGCTGGCGCACGGCCTGCTGCCGCCGGTGCTCGCCGACGGCGGCCTGCGCCCCGCCCTGGACCTGCTCCGCGACCAGCACGCCCGGGCCGGCCTGCGGATCGTGGTGCACGGACCGGCCACCCTGGACCCGCTGCCGGAGCAGATCGCGACCGCCGCCTACGGAGTCACCGCCGAAGCGATCCGCAACGTGCAGCGGCACGCCGGGGTGGACCGCTGCACCGTGACGCTGGAGCAGCGCCCCGACCTGCTGCGCGTCACCGTCACCGACCGGGGCCGGGGCATGCCGCCCGGACCGGCCGACCGCGGCGTCGGCCTGCACGCGATGCGGGAACGGGCCCAGGCGGTGGGCGCCACCCTGACCGTCGGCCCGGCCGGTGCGCCCGGCACCACCGTCTGCCTGACCATCCCCCTGGAGCAACCGTGA
- a CDS encoding RyR domain-containing protein translates to MTDPVVGSPRQTGWWLRGLFGLIGLTAFVLGYVGFESLLQARPDTVHDRFDVLYYDLQLFVFGAEPFQNPGPYPWQLQVARFAAPLFTLLAVAEAGRLLLAAESRRLRARQARGHVLVCGDSQFAHMLADRLFADGESVVVVRSTPFGPLEYRRRRYLGVVGDPTSPEVLRGAGLPRAHTIYACGEDDDRNHAIANTASRLVQDRREPPRVYVLVHDSEMCLALQARRLGAAGSSRLRLDYFHVDDVAARALHRHHPLPDVTDRSTRVLIAGTGAFRRALLVETARHWRACRVDAPPLRIDLAAPDARLELDLATARYPMLSTTCRLTAHDIDFDGVVTLARLTPGSYDRIYVCAPEEANGLQFVLDSPALWQGARSSVFVPVYRQAALAAAFHGDSRHDLLDEVHGKLRLYPVLTRACDARLIGDDLTERLAQLIHERYLEAQQRAGLRLGDAPAMVHWSRLPESLRRANRAHVQDIAAKLLDLGCVVAPRRGAGDPSAGQAIDDRIEELARLEHDRWCRERRGEGWRYGVRRDDVHQRHPALRPWDELPPALKEQNREEIRALPDVLSESGFELIRLAPAVPAQRSGPADGE, encoded by the coding sequence ATGACAGACCCGGTCGTCGGCTCGCCCCGCCAGACCGGATGGTGGCTGCGGGGGCTGTTCGGCCTCATCGGCCTGACCGCCTTCGTCCTCGGCTACGTCGGCTTCGAGAGCCTGCTCCAGGCCCGCCCGGACACCGTCCACGACCGCTTCGACGTGCTCTACTACGATCTGCAGCTCTTCGTGTTCGGCGCCGAACCGTTCCAGAACCCCGGCCCCTACCCGTGGCAGTTGCAGGTCGCCCGGTTCGCCGCCCCGCTGTTCACCCTCCTGGCCGTGGCCGAGGCCGGCCGCCTGCTCCTGGCCGCCGAGAGCCGCCGCCTGCGCGCCCGTCAGGCCCGTGGTCACGTCCTCGTCTGCGGCGACTCCCAGTTCGCCCACATGCTCGCCGACCGGCTCTTCGCCGACGGCGAGAGCGTCGTCGTCGTGCGCTCCACGCCCTTCGGCCCGCTGGAATACCGTCGCCGCCGCTACCTCGGCGTGGTCGGCGACCCGACCAGCCCGGAGGTGCTGCGCGGCGCCGGCCTGCCCCGGGCACACACCATCTACGCCTGCGGCGAGGACGATGACCGCAACCACGCCATCGCCAACACCGCCAGCCGCCTCGTCCAGGACCGGCGGGAACCACCCCGGGTCTACGTCCTGGTCCACGACTCCGAGATGTGCCTGGCGCTCCAGGCCCGCCGGCTCGGCGCCGCCGGCTCCAGCCGGCTGCGACTGGACTACTTCCACGTCGACGACGTCGCCGCCCGCGCCCTGCACCGGCACCACCCGCTGCCCGACGTCACCGATCGATCCACCCGGGTGCTCATCGCCGGCACCGGCGCCTTCCGCCGGGCCCTCCTGGTGGAGACCGCCCGGCACTGGCGGGCCTGCCGCGTCGACGCGCCACCGCTGCGCATCGACCTGGCCGCCCCGGATGCCCGCCTCGAACTCGACCTGGCGACGGCGCGCTACCCGATGCTGAGCACCACCTGCCGGCTCACCGCACACGACATCGACTTCGACGGCGTGGTCACGCTCGCCCGGCTCACCCCAGGCAGCTACGACCGGATCTACGTCTGCGCCCCGGAGGAGGCGAACGGCCTGCAGTTCGTCCTGGACTCACCCGCCCTGTGGCAAGGCGCCCGGAGTTCGGTCTTCGTACCGGTCTACCGGCAGGCGGCGCTCGCCGCGGCGTTCCACGGCGACTCCCGCCACGACCTGCTCGACGAGGTGCACGGCAAGCTGCGCCTCTATCCGGTGCTGACCCGCGCCTGTGACGCCCGGTTGATCGGCGACGACCTCACCGAGCGGCTGGCCCAACTGATCCACGAGCGCTACCTGGAGGCCCAGCAGCGCGCCGGGCTGCGTCTCGGCGACGCGCCGGCGATGGTGCACTGGTCACGACTGCCGGAGTCGCTGCGGCGGGCCAATCGGGCCCACGTCCAGGACATCGCCGCCAAGCTGTTGGACCTCGGCTGTGTGGTGGCGCCCCGGCGCGGCGCCGGGGATCCGTCCGCCGGGCAGGCCATCGACGACCGGATCGAGGAGCTCGCCCGCCTCGAGCACGATCGGTGGTGTCGGGAGCGGCGCGGCGAGGGCTGGCGGTACGGCGTACGCCGCGACGACGTCCACCAGCGGCACCCCGCCCTGCGGCCCTGGGACGAGTTGCCGCCCGCACTGAAGGAACAGAACCGCGAGGAGATCCGGGCGCTGCCCGACGTGCTCTCCGAGAGCGGTTTCGAGCTCATCCGGCTGGCACCCGCGGTGCCCGCGCAGCGGAGCGGACCGGCGGATGGCGAGTGA
- a CDS encoding SCO2521 family protein, with the protein MITVGEVHTNLLQHSTALAQEQSSEVLSLVEGEAVLTSRRPSLYAVSPDVRTGVDCWLPSARRRHLRGVGAVVTRAVITGGRIVQASSVIQVVAGERRRPWSHYLANPGVLETVGKLDSADLTAGFLHGNDADVLNLEAITGRVLDGVQMSDLLDRRPPLRAARTRLRWAAQTGQQPDREVSAVVTVDSPTVRTVELVLAPQDVPAAVAGLCEDLALHDWLLTMLSSLVEAAVTRSASGQEHVERLRPVLEHLLHLWLPGARVNPRLRPIWDRLEQVPGFSRQWNSSVNWIRDQISVGNMALLRDLAGRGCLDQPCGR; encoded by the coding sequence ATGATCACGGTCGGCGAGGTGCACACCAACCTGCTCCAGCACAGCACGGCGCTGGCACAGGAGCAGAGCTCGGAGGTGCTCAGCCTGGTCGAGGGCGAGGCCGTGCTGACGTCCCGCAGGCCGTCGCTCTACGCGGTCTCACCCGACGTGCGCACCGGCGTGGACTGCTGGCTGCCCAGCGCCAGGCGGCGGCATCTGCGGGGGGTGGGCGCGGTGGTCACGAGGGCCGTCATCACCGGCGGGCGGATCGTGCAGGCGTCCTCGGTCATCCAGGTCGTGGCCGGCGAACGCCGCCGGCCGTGGTCGCACTACCTGGCCAACCCGGGCGTCCTGGAGACCGTCGGCAAGCTCGACAGCGCCGACCTCACCGCGGGATTCCTGCACGGCAACGACGCGGACGTGCTGAACCTGGAGGCGATCACCGGACGGGTGCTCGACGGGGTGCAGATGTCCGACCTGCTGGACCGACGCCCACCGCTGCGTGCGGCGCGTACCCGACTGCGCTGGGCCGCGCAGACGGGCCAGCAGCCGGACCGGGAGGTCTCGGCCGTGGTCACCGTGGACTCCCCGACCGTACGCACAGTCGAACTGGTGCTCGCCCCGCAGGACGTGCCGGCGGCCGTCGCCGGACTCTGCGAGGATCTCGCGTTGCACGACTGGCTGCTCACCATGCTCTCCTCCCTGGTGGAGGCCGCCGTCACCCGGTCGGCCTCGGGGCAGGAGCACGTCGAGCGGTTGCGGCCCGTGCTGGAGCACCTGCTGCACCTGTGGCTGCCCGGCGCGCGGGTCAACCCGCGGCTGCGGCCGATCTGGGACCGGCTGGAACAGGTGCCCGGATTCAGCCGGCAGTGGAACTCGTCGGTGAACTGGATCCGGGATCAGATCAGCGTGGGCAACATGGCGCTGCTGCGTGACCTGGCGGGCCGTGGATGCCTCGACCAGCCGTGCGGCCGCTGA